A genomic window from Shewanella vesiculosa includes:
- a CDS encoding sodium:alanine symporter family protein translates to MLETIVNFMNSLLWGKLLVYGLVGAGLFFTIRLGFIQITHFVHGIKVLAISRRPGKHGLSSFQVFCTSMAARVGAGNMAGVAVAIGTAGPGAVFWMWAIAVLGMATAMIESTLAQVYKVKDGDGQYRGGPAYYMEKGLGQRWMGVVFSIFLILAFGLVFNAVQANTITGAMTQVFGFEPLYIGIGIVICSAFVIVGGLKKVAKASELIVPVMAIAYIAIAFVVVGMNIEKLPDIFMLVINSAFGWQEAAAGGVAYSVAQAMQAGIARGLFSNEAGMGSAANVAASASPNPNHPASQGFVQMMGVFVDTIVICTATAAIILLSGDAASSSDGIAKTISALTSHVGDWGGAFIAFAILLFCFTSIIANYSYAETNVMFLSGNSKKALPIFRVVVLGMVMFGSLAKISLVWDLADVSMGLMAIVNIVALLLLSGLAIRVINDYREQIDAGIDPVFDTSKFPELADQLEEKIWPNSSEPIKK, encoded by the coding sequence ATGTTAGAGACGATTGTTAATTTCATGAATAGCCTGCTTTGGGGCAAATTATTGGTTTATGGGTTGGTGGGAGCAGGGTTGTTTTTTACTATTCGTCTTGGTTTTATTCAAATTACCCATTTTGTGCACGGTATTAAAGTACTCGCGATTAGCCGCCGTCCAGGTAAGCATGGCTTATCATCATTTCAAGTTTTTTGTACCAGTATGGCTGCACGTGTCGGAGCTGGTAATATGGCTGGTGTCGCGGTTGCAATTGGAACAGCAGGGCCAGGTGCCGTGTTTTGGATGTGGGCTATAGCAGTATTGGGTATGGCTACTGCGATGATAGAGTCGACTCTTGCTCAGGTTTATAAAGTCAAAGATGGTGATGGCCAATACCGTGGTGGTCCAGCTTATTATATGGAGAAAGGACTTGGTCAGCGTTGGATGGGCGTGGTTTTTTCTATCTTCCTAATTTTAGCATTTGGTCTTGTATTTAATGCTGTTCAAGCCAATACCATTACCGGTGCAATGACTCAAGTTTTTGGTTTTGAACCACTATATATCGGTATTGGTATTGTTATCTGCAGTGCGTTTGTCATTGTAGGTGGCCTTAAAAAAGTTGCTAAAGCATCTGAGCTCATTGTACCTGTCATGGCGATTGCTTATATTGCTATAGCATTTGTTGTTGTTGGTATGAATATTGAGAAGTTACCTGACATTTTCATGTTAGTTATTAACAGTGCATTTGGTTGGCAAGAAGCCGCTGCTGGTGGTGTTGCTTATAGTGTTGCTCAAGCAATGCAAGCCGGTATTGCTCGAGGATTATTTTCAAACGAAGCCGGTATGGGAAGTGCAGCAAACGTGGCTGCCAGTGCATCTCCAAATCCTAATCACCCTGCATCGCAAGGTTTTGTGCAAATGATGGGTGTATTTGTCGATACTATTGTTATTTGTACTGCAACGGCTGCAATTATTTTATTGTCTGGTGATGCAGCATCTAGCTCAGATGGCATTGCGAAAACGATTAGTGCACTTACCAGCCATGTGGGTGATTGGGGGGGAGCATTTATTGCCTTTGCCATTTTACTTTTCTGCTTTACGTCTATTATTGCGAACTATTCTTACGCAGAAACTAATGTCATGTTCTTGTCTGGTAATAGTAAAAAAGCTTTGCCTATATTTCGCGTAGTTGTTTTAGGTATGGTGATGTTCGGTTCACTGGCTAAAATCAGTCTAGTATGGGATTTAGCCGATGTATCAATGGGATTAATGGCTATTGTTAACATTGTGGCCTTATTGTTGTTGTCTGGCCTAGCGATTCGAGTTATTAACGACTATCGGGAACAGATTGATGCGGGTATCGATCCGGTATTTGATACCAGTAAATTTCCAGAGTTAGCCGATCAATTAGAAGAAAAAATTTGGCCTAATTCTTCAGAGCCTATAAAGAAATAA
- the yaaA gene encoding peroxide stress protein YaaA yields MLVLVSPAKTLDFEHSPISNTHTQPRFLKQSQALIDVCRELTPMDIASLMKVSDKIAGLNAARFADWQPPFTLDNAKQAIFAFRGDVYTGFDADNLSESQMASSQKHLRILSGLYGLLKPLDLIQPYRLEMGTKLANPEGNNLYAFWGETITEAVNQALKEQGDDIIVNLASNEYFKSVKVKQLQGQLITPVFKDCKKGQFKVISFYAKKARGLMARYIIDTNPTSVKQLTEFDLEGYYYSEAQSTATEPVFLRAEQK; encoded by the coding sequence ATGTTGGTTTTAGTTTCACCTGCGAAAACATTAGATTTTGAACATTCACCTATTTCTAATACCCATACTCAGCCGCGCTTTCTAAAACAAAGCCAAGCGTTGATTGATGTTTGCCGTGAATTAACTCCCATGGATATTGCCAGCTTGATGAAGGTGAGTGATAAAATAGCAGGGCTGAATGCCGCTCGGTTTGCTGATTGGCAGCCACCGTTTACCTTAGATAATGCTAAGCAGGCCATTTTTGCCTTTAGAGGTGATGTGTATACAGGCTTTGATGCAGATAATTTATCTGAGTCACAAATGGCTTCTAGTCAAAAACATTTACGTATTTTATCTGGTTTGTATGGCTTACTTAAACCACTAGATTTAATCCAACCGTATCGCTTAGAAATGGGCACTAAGCTGGCAAACCCTGAAGGTAATAACTTGTATGCTTTCTGGGGAGAGACGATTACAGAAGCTGTTAATCAAGCATTGAAAGAGCAGGGCGATGATATCATTGTTAACTTAGCCTCTAATGAGTACTTTAAGTCTGTCAAAGTAAAACAACTTCAAGGTCAGCTAATTACCCCTGTGTTTAAAGACTGCAAAAAGGGCCAATTTAAAGTGATTAGTTTTTATGCCAAAAAAGCTCGTGGTTTGATGGCGCGCTATATTATTGATACTAATCCCACTTCTGTTAAGCAATTAACTGAGTTTGATCTTGAAGGCTATTACTACAGCGAAGCGCAGTCGACTGCCACAGAGCCTGTATTTTTACGCGCCGAACAAAAGTAA